A region of Senegalia massiliensis DNA encodes the following proteins:
- a CDS encoding metal-dependent hydrolase, whose protein sequence is MKGTSHAIIGATTGYVLSGIIGSDLITTIGITTIGSIIVDIDEEHSTINKLLFPVGVKYRNYLKILIGLIMLLVPNTLCKYLGAIITLSAISSKVVYQFSLFGGFQKREYHRTIFHNPIIGGLILILPLYMLDVSYNYRIAFIVGIYIGHYLMDSFTTYGLPLFPLKRCIRMPIYFSSRNNIAEKFVVVSFIGVAIAFTNPHLIESVINFIK, encoded by the coding sequence ATGAAAGGAACTAGTCATGCAATTATAGGTGCTACTACAGGATATGTTTTGTCTGGAATAATAGGTAGTGATTTAATCACAACTATAGGAATTACTACAATTGGAAGTATAATAGTGGATATAGATGAAGAACATTCAACAATAAACAAACTGCTATTTCCTGTAGGTGTAAAGTATAGGAATTATTTAAAAATATTAATAGGTTTGATAATGTTATTAGTGCCTAATACCCTTTGTAAGTACTTAGGAGCAATAATAACATTATCTGCCATATCTAGTAAGGTAGTATATCAATTTAGCTTATTTGGTGGATTTCAAAAAAGAGAATACCATAGGACTATATTTCATAATCCAATAATAGGTGGGCTTATACTTATACTCCCTCTATATATGTTAGATGTTTCATATAACTATAGAATAGCTTTTATAGTAGGAATATACATAGGACATTATCTAATGGATAGTTTTACCACGTATGGCTTACCATTATTCCCTCTAAAAAGGTGTATTAGAATGCCAATATATTTTAGCAGCAGGAATAATATAGCTGAAAAATTTGTAGTAGTAAGTTTTATTGGCGTGGCAATAGCATTTACTAATCCACATCTAATAGAAAGTGTTATCAACTTTATAAAATGA
- a CDS encoding prepilin peptidase codes for MDNIKEYTIIFLISGIVQLLMQKYISNIGYKFNQVLKIIFAIIVGLINCYLFYKYSFGYNFLLYSLLIEVLIVITLLDFQYEIILNRLNISVAIIGLFNIIITKDFYNGILAFFTAGGLFFILAIISNGGIGGGDIKLIAPLGLIFGIYPILYIIMLSFIFASVIGIVLIILRIKGLKSSIALAPYISLATISLIIYYM; via the coding sequence ATGGATAATATAAAAGAATACACAATTATATTTTTGATAAGTGGAATAGTTCAATTACTAATGCAAAAATATATTTCTAATATAGGTTATAAATTTAATCAAGTATTAAAAATTATATTTGCTATTATAGTGGGTTTAATAAACTGCTATTTATTTTACAAGTATAGCTTTGGATATAATTTTTTATTGTATAGTTTGTTAATAGAAGTTCTGATAGTAATTACTTTATTAGATTTTCAATATGAAATTATATTAAATAGGTTAAATATATCAGTTGCTATAATAGGATTGTTTAATATTATTATAACTAAAGATTTCTATAATGGAATACTAGCTTTTTTTACTGCAGGAGGATTATTTTTTATTTTGGCTATTATATCTAATGGGGGCATAGGTGGTGGCGATATAAAACTTATAGCACCATTAGGTTTAATATTTGGAATATATCCTATATTATACATTATAATGTTAAGCTTTATATTTGCATCTGTAATTGGTATAGTGCTTATTATACTAAGAATAAAAGGATTAAAGTCAAGTATAGCATTAGCACCATATATTAGTCTTGCGACAATATCATTAATCATTTATTATATGTAG
- a CDS encoding G5 domain-containing protein, which translates to MKNKKVIIISIMLITLIFMLTGCGEKKKKDETTKKSEDSAIEKEIGKEKASEKNETESEKDEDAKGKDDNFDKKNSDKDSKDSKDSKDSKDKTNKIDDNKKDKKKVANSKNDNNKVSGGKGTNSSKKSSDKSDSTPKTTTKRITKTETIYYKTIRQNDSTLEKGKEVIKQSGRNGLRTITYKVTYKDGKETSRSRISSEITKNPANKIISVGTKVAGLNKPSGRDYQMESYLKSQYAVGKGKYQTLNKEKVPTFNSYLSKLSNGSMSTSTVRNNLYSMKWKESHLFIDNEIQDYSIIDVSAVKLVTSQTNRSSILKQLRSKGLYYCKDYSNIQVYWNNNTKKYTVSGLNLTITSR; encoded by the coding sequence TTGAAAAATAAAAAAGTAATTATTATAAGTATTATGCTTATAACATTAATATTTATGTTAACAGGATGTGGAGAAAAGAAAAAGAAAGATGAAACTACAAAAAAAAGTGAAGATAGTGCTATTGAAAAGGAAATAGGAAAAGAAAAAGCAAGTGAGAAGAATGAGACAGAGTCTGAAAAAGATGAAGATGCCAAAGGAAAAGATGATAACTTTGATAAAAAGAATTCTGATAAAGATAGTAAAGATAGTAAAGATAGTAAAGATAGTAAAGATAAAACTAATAAAATAGACGATAATAAAAAAGATAAAAAGAAAGTGGCTAATAGCAAAAATGACAATAATAAAGTAAGTGGTGGTAAAGGTACAAACAGTAGTAAGAAAAGCTCCGATAAAAGTGACTCAACACCTAAGACAACCACTAAAAGAATTACGAAGACAGAAACTATTTATTATAAAACTATAAGACAAAATGATTCAACGCTTGAAAAAGGAAAAGAAGTAATTAAACAAAGTGGAAGAAATGGACTAAGAACAATTACATATAAAGTTACATATAAGGATGGAAAAGAAACGAGTAGAAGTAGAATAAGTAGTGAGATAACAAAAAATCCAGCAAACAAAATTATAAGTGTAGGTACAAAAGTAGCAGGGTTAAATAAGCCTAGTGGTAGAGATTATCAAATGGAAAGTTATTTAAAAAGTCAATACGCAGTAGGGAAAGGGAAATATCAAACACTAAACAAAGAAAAAGTGCCTACATTCAATAGTTACCTAAGTAAGTTATCAAATGGATCTATGAGTACTAGTACAGTTAGAAATAATTTATATAGTATGAAATGGAAAGAGTCACACTTGTTTATAGATAATGAAATTCAAGATTATAGCATAATTGATGTGAGTGCTGTTAAATTAGTTACATCACAAACTAATCGCTCAAGTATCTTGAAACAATTAAGAAGTAAAGGATTATATTATTGCAAAGATTATTCTAATATACAAGTGTATTGGAATAATAACACTAAAAAATATACAGTTAGTGGATTAAATTTAACTATAACATCACGATAA
- a CDS encoding DNA polymerase thumb domain-containing protein: MKRIIFHIDVNSAYLSWESVWRIQHGATIDLRNIPSVVGGDPKNRSGIILAKSIPAKERGVKTGETLYSAFEKCKDLVVVPPNYSLYVKCSDAMNTIFREYTPKVQRYSVDESFLDVTGTENIWGNPIKLAYIIKERIKKELGFTVSVGISENKLLAKMASDMKKPDGVTTIFKKDIKTKMWHLDVGELFMVGRRTLNKLHNLGIETIGDLANFDLEVLRYKLKSHGEMIYRYANGIEDSEVRKSNRLDIKGIGNSTTTSFDIDNKNEALMVLLSLCETVGMRLRDAKYITSLISVSIKTSEFVKYSHQQKIFTPTDSTNIIYEYAKKLFNEMWKGENIRHIGVRVSEFSDNDIIQLNMIHRNNEKMKKLDKVIDSIRTKYDSNAIVRGCFIGSDIKPLTGGTHDGDYPVMSSIL; encoded by the coding sequence ATGAAGAGAATTATTTTTCATATAGATGTAAATTCTGCATATTTGTCATGGGAATCAGTATGGAGAATACAACATGGAGCTACCATTGACTTAAGAAATATTCCATCAGTAGTTGGTGGTGATCCCAAAAATAGAAGTGGCATTATATTAGCAAAATCTATTCCTGCTAAAGAACGTGGTGTTAAAACAGGGGAAACTCTTTATTCTGCATTTGAAAAATGTAAAGACTTAGTAGTAGTACCACCAAATTATAGTTTATATGTTAAGTGTAGTGATGCTATGAATACTATATTTAGAGAATACACACCGAAAGTACAAAGATATAGTGTTGATGAGTCCTTTTTAGACGTTACAGGAACAGAAAATATTTGGGGTAATCCTATTAAACTAGCTTATATTATAAAAGAAAGGATAAAGAAAGAGTTAGGTTTTACTGTAAGTGTTGGGATATCAGAGAATAAGCTTCTAGCAAAGATGGCAAGTGACATGAAAAAACCTGATGGTGTAACTACTATATTTAAAAAAGATATAAAAACTAAAATGTGGCATTTAGATGTAGGTGAATTGTTTATGGTTGGAAGAAGGACATTAAATAAACTACATAATCTAGGGATAGAAACTATAGGTGATTTAGCAAATTTTGATTTAGAAGTATTAAGGTATAAACTTAAAAGTCATGGAGAGATGATCTATAGATATGCAAATGGCATTGAAGATTCAGAAGTCAGAAAAAGTAATAGATTAGATATAAAGGGTATAGGTAACTCTACTACTACTTCATTTGATATAGATAATAAAAATGAGGCTCTTATGGTATTGTTAAGTCTTTGTGAAACTGTAGGAATGAGACTTAGAGATGCTAAATACATAACAAGTCTTATAAGTGTTAGTATAAAAACAAGTGAATTTGTGAAATATTCTCATCAACAAAAAATATTTACTCCAACTGATTCTACAAATATAATCTATGAATATGCAAAGAAACTTTTTAATGAAATGTGGAAAGGCGAAAACATAAGGCATATTGGGGTAAGAGTTTCAGAGTTTAGTGATAATGATATAATCCAATTAAATATGATACATAGAAACAATGAAAAAATGAAAAAACTAGATAAAGTTATAGATAGTATTCGTACTAAATATGATAGTAATGCTATTGTTAGAGGTTGTTTTATAGGTAGTGATATAAAACCACTAACAGGTGGTACTCACGATGGGGATTATCCTGTTATGAGTAGTATATTGTAG